From a single Vitis vinifera cultivar Pinot Noir 40024 chromosome 18, ASM3070453v1 genomic region:
- the LOC104882468 gene encoding uncharacterized protein LOC104882468 produces the protein MMQLSQCTWTFPELLKRPAFLRRSIDSISSRSRSSSKYPSFMASASTVSAPNTEAEQTHNPPQPLQVAKRLEKFKTTIFTQMSMLAIKHGAINLGQGFPNFDGPEFVKEAAIQAIKDGKNQYARGYGVPDLNSAVADRFKKDTGLVVDPEKEVTVTSGCTEAIAATMLGLINPGDEVILFAPFYDSYEATLSMAGAQIKSITLRPPDFAVPMDELKSAISKNTRAILINTPHNPTGKMFTREELNVIASLCIENDVLVFTDEVYDKLAFEMDHISMASLPGMYERTVTMNSLGKTFSLTGWKIGWTVAPPHLTWGVRQAHSFLTFATCTPMQWAAATALRAPDSYYEELKRDYSAKKAILVEGLKAVGFRVYPSSGTYFVVVDHTPFGLKDDIAFCEYLIKEVGVVAIPTSVFYLHPEDGKNLVRFTFCKDEGTLRAAVERMKEKLKPKQ, from the exons ATGATGCAGCTCTCTCAATGTACCTGGACATTCCCAGAGTTGCTTAAAAGACCAGCCTTTTTAAGGAGGAGTATTGATAGTATTTCGAGTAGAAGTAGGTCCAGCTCCAAGTATCCATCTTTCATGGCGTCCGCATCAACGGTCTCCGCTCCAAATACGGAGGCTGAGCAGACCCATAACCCCCCTCAACCTCTACAG GTTGCAAAGCGCTTGGAGAAATTCAAAACAACAATCTTTACTCAAATGAGCATGCTTGCCATCAAACATGGAGCAATAAACCTTGGCCAAGGGTTTCCCAACTTTGATGGTCCTGAGTTTGTCAAAGAAGCAGCAATTCAAGCCATTAAGGATGGGAAAAACCAATATGCTCGTGGATATGGAGTTCCTGATCTCAACTCTGCTGTTGCTGATAGATTCAAGAAGGATACAGGACTCGTGGTGGACCCCGAGAAGGAAGTTACTGTTACTTCTGGATGTACAGAAGCAATTGCTGCTACTATGCTAGGCTTGATAAATCCTGGTGATGAGGTGATCCTCTTTGCTCCATTTTATGATTCCTATGAAGCCACTCTATCCATGGCTGGTGCCCAAATAAAATCCATCACTTTACGTCCTCCGGATTTTGCTGTGCCCATGGATGAGCTCAAGTCTGCAATCTCAAAGAATACCCGTGCAATCCTTATAAACACTCCCCATAACCCCACAGGAAAGATGTTCACAAGGGAGGAACTGAATGTGATTGCATCCCTCTGCATTGAGAATGATGTGTTGGTGTTTACTGATGAAGTTTACGACAAGTTGGCTTTCGAAATGGATCACATTTCCATGGCTTCTCTTCCTGGGATGTACGAGAGGACCGTGACTATGAATTCCTTAGGGAAAACTTTCTCCCTGACTGGATGGAAGATTGGTTGGACAGTAGCTCCCCCACACCTGACATGGGGAGTGAGGCAAGCCCACTCATTCCTCACGTTTGCTACCTGCACCCCAATGCAATGGGCAGCTGCAACAGCCCTCCGGGCCCCAGACTCTTACTATGAAGAGCTAAAGAGAGATTACAGTGCAAAGAAGGCAATCCTGGTGGAGGGATTGAAGGCTGTCGGTTTCAGGGTATACCCATCAAGTGGGACCTATTTTGTGGTGGTGGATCACACCCCATTTGGGTTGAAAGACGATATTGCGTTTTGTGAGTATCTGATCAAGGAAGTTGGGGTGGTAGCAATTCCGACAAGCGTTTTCTACTTACACCCAGAAGATGGAAAGAACCTTGTGAGGTTTACCTTCTGTAAAGACGAGGGAACTCTGAGAGCTGCAGTTGAAAGGATGAAGGAGAAACTGAAGCCTAAACAATAG
- the LOC100250491 gene encoding protein NODULATION SIGNALING PATHWAY 2, whose product MAMALDNTVDLEFSGYSTTTTTTATTATDRDDHYCNWDDWSPVVDWDALSGEQDDFRDLIESMMDDSGLNPVRAVEEGCNSASTDTMITDEENNGPDLKGLRLVHLLMAAAEALTGVNKSRDLARVILVRLKELVSPTDGTNMERLAAYFTDALQGLLEGAGAKHMIGNGHHRDDHHHHHHQSDVLAAFQLLQDMSPYVKFGHFTANQAILEAVSKERRIHIVDYDIMEGIQWASLMQALVSRKDGPPAPHLRITALSRGGGGRRSIGTIQETGRRLTAFAASIGQPFSFHQCRLDSDETFRPSALKLVRGEALIINCMLHLPHFSYRAPDSVASFLSGGKTLKPKLVTLVEEEVGPTGDGGFVGRFMDSLHHYSAVYDSLEAGFPMQGRARALVERVFLGPRIAGTLGRIYRGRGGQEGGSWGEWLDGAGFRGVGISFANHCQAKLLLGLFNDGYRVEELANNRMVLGWKSRRLLSASVWSASDSDLLN is encoded by the coding sequence ATGGCCATGGCTCTCGACAATACTGTCGACCTCGAATTTTCTGGTTATAGCACCACCACCACAACTACGGCTACTACCGCTACTGATCGAGATGACCACTATTGTAACTGGGACGACTGGTCTCCCGTGGTCGATTGGGACGCTTTGTCCGGTGAACAAGACGATTTCCGGGACCTGATTGAGTCTATGATGGATGATAGCGGCCTAAACCCAGTTCGAGCTGTTGAAGAAGGTTGCAACTCTGCATCCACCGACACCATGATCACGGACGAAGAGAACAATGGTCCGGATTTGAAGGGGTTAAGGCTGGTCCACCTGCTGATGGCTGCGGCGGAGGCTCTCACGGGCGTAAACAAGAGCCGTGATTTGGCTCGGGTGATATTGGTTCGGCTCAAGGAGTTGGTGTCCCCCACCGATGGAACCAACATGGAGAGGCTGGCGGCATATTTTACAGACGCCTTGCAGGGTTTGCTAGAAGGCGCCGGTGCCAAGCACATGATCGGCAATGGACACCATCGAGACGATcaccaccaccatcatcatcaGTCGGACGTCCTCGCTGCGTTCCAGCTGTTACAGGACATGTCACCATACGTCAAATTTGGTCACTTCACCGCCAATCAAGCCATCCTTGAAGCCGTGTCTAAAGAGCGGCGCATCCACATAGTGGATTACGACATCATGGAGGGGATTCAATGGGCGTCGCTGATGCAAGCCCTTGTCTCCAGGAAAGACGGCCCACCGGCGCCGCACCTCAGGATCACCGCATTATCCAGAGGCGGCGGAGGCCGCAGATCCATCGGAACCATTCAAGAGACGGGCCGACGCCTGACGGCTTTCGCGGCGTCGATCGGCCAACCATTTTCGTTTCACCAGTGCAGGTTGGATTCGGACGAGACGTTTCGACCGTCAGCGTTGAAGTTGGTGAGGGGAGAGGCCTTGATCATCAACTGCATGCTGCACCTGCCGCACTTCAGCTATCGTGCGCCGGATTCCGTGGCTTCCTTTCTATCAGGAGGCAAGACTCTGAAACCGAAACTGGTGACGTTGGTGGAGGAGGAGGTGGGGCCCACAGGAGACGGTGGGTTCGTGGGACGGTTCATGGACTCGCTGCACCACTACTCCGCGGTGTACGACTCGCTGGAGGCCGGGTTCCCAATGCAGGGACGGGCGAGGGCGTTGGTGGAGAGGGTATTCCTGGGGCCAAGGATAGCAGGGACACTGGGGCGAATCTACCGTGGGCGTGGGGGGCAGGAGGGTGGGAGTTGGGGGGAATGGTTGGATGGGGCAGGGTTCAGAGGTGTGGGCATAAGCTTCGCGAATCACTGTCAAGCAAAGTTGTTGTTAGGACTATTCAACGATGGGTATAGGGTGGAGGAGTTGGCAAACAATAGGATGGTTTTAGGCTGGAAATCCCGCCGTTTGCTCTCTGCTTCTGTTTGGTCCGCCTCTGATTCGGATTTATTAAATTAG